The Cryobacterium roopkundense sequence CTCGTGGGGATCACCCTGCTGTCGGTGGCACCGGCCCTGTTGCTCATGATGACGAGCTTCACGAAGATCTTCGTCGTGCTCGCCATGACCCGTAACGCGCTGGCCCTGCCGTCCATCCCGCCCAACCAGGTGCTCGCCGGACTTGCGCTCTTCCTCTCGCTGTTCATCATGGCGCCGGTTCTTGCCGACATTAACACTCTCGCCGTCACGCCGTACCTCGACGGCGGCATGACGTTCACGGAGGCCCTCGCAGCAGCATCCACTCCGCTTCAACACTTCATGATGGCAAATACCCGCGAGGAAGACCTTGCTCTGATGACGCGGGCCGCGGGCCAGGAGAACCCCGCCAGCCCGGACGACGTTGAGCTCCTCACGCTCATTCCCGCCTTCATGATCTCCGAACTTCGTGCGGCCTTCATCATCGGTTTCGTCATCTTCATTCCCTTTCTCGTCATCGACATCGTGGTCTCCGCGGCCCTGATGTCGATGGGAATGATGATGCTCCCGCCGGTGATGATTTCCCTGCCGTTTAAAATCCTGCTCTTCGTGCTCGTCGACGGCTGGGGACTCATCATCACCTCGCTTATCGGCAGTTATCGGATGGGCTGATGGACACCAACGCCGTTCTCGACATTGGTCTGCAGGCCCTGTGGCTCGCGGCGAAACTCTCAGCCCCTGTGCTCATCACGGCACTCGTCGTGGGCTTCGCCATCTCGCTCCTGCAATCGATCACTCAGATCCAGGAGGTGACGCTGTCGTTTGTGCCCAAGGCCATTGCCGTCTCCATCGCCCTGCTGATCACAGGACACTGGATGATCTCCGAGTCGGTGGCCTTCACTCACGCCATGTTCGATAAGATTCCCACGCTGATCGGCGGCGGGTGATGGAATTCTCTCTCAACCTCGCGTGG is a genomic window containing:
- the fliQ gene encoding flagellar biosynthesis protein FliQ, which translates into the protein MDTNAVLDIGLQALWLAAKLSAPVLITALVVGFAISLLQSITQIQEVTLSFVPKAIAVSIALLITGHWMISESVAFTHAMFDKIPTLIGGG
- the fliP gene encoding flagellar type III secretion system pore protein FliP (The bacterial flagellar biogenesis protein FliP forms a type III secretion system (T3SS)-type pore required for flagellar assembly.), giving the protein MNAPVLRPDSSAATLKRRFSLRLALLLAAVLLLTGALLWFTATAGHALPVDPKMPTDPIDPTAPVDPGAGEGGLTIDINGPNGAPSSAIVTLVGITLLSVAPALLLMMTSFTKIFVVLAMTRNALALPSIPPNQVLAGLALFLSLFIMAPVLADINTLAVTPYLDGGMTFTEALAAASTPLQHFMMANTREEDLALMTRAAGQENPASPDDVELLTLIPAFMISELRAAFIIGFVIFIPFLVIDIVVSAALMSMGMMMLPPVMISLPFKILLFVLVDGWGLIITSLIGSYRMG